A stretch of DNA from Roseovarius sp. M141:
CTTTGGCAGTAAAACCAGATAGGTCCGACATCCTTGTCACCCCTGAACTGGGCGGTCATCGGGCGGCACGCGGCTTTTCCTGGCAGTCCGAGCATGACAGTCATGTCGCTGGCCAGATGCTTCCAGAATTTCTGTTCCAGTTCGTGGGGAGTGTAGTTGGTCATGGTGTTCTCATTCTTTCAAGCAAAACAATCGGTGGCAGGATCGAGCTCCCATGAATGTGCCGGGTCTTCCGAGATAACTCCCCCTCGGACGACTTGAACCGCGGATGCACGCTTGTGGCTGGAGCATGATTCTCATTGATGATACTTGGTTGGTGATTTGTCACATAGATTGCGCCGAGGCAGCACACTGCACAGGTTGGGAGGTTGATGCTAGGACATGGAAGGTCAGAGCCGAACAATTCGGCGTCTTGAACGTTTGAATGCAGAAAACGGCTTCCGCGTTATGTGCGATCTGCGCAGCAATCAAGAACCAAACTCCCTATGATTAATACCGCGACGCTTTTGCAGATCCGTCCTGAAGGTCTTTATTGCCCTGCCGGGGGATTTTATATTGATCCGGTCAGAGCCGTCGAAAAGGCGCTGGTCACCCACGGTCACGCGGACCACGCACGGGCCGGGCATGGGGCGGTAATGGCGACGGCACAAACTTTGGACATCATGGCGATCCGCTATGGCGAAGATTTCGCCGCCAGCTGCCAAGTGGCCAATGAGCCGCAGCAGGTAGGGGATGTGAGGGTGTCTTTTCACCCGGCGGGCCATGTGCTCGGTTCCGCCCAAATCGCACTGACCCATAAAATGGTCGGCACGGCCGTGATCACCGGCGATTATTCCCGCAGCCCCAATCCCGCCTGCACCCCGTTTGAGCCGGTGCCCTGTGACATTCTGGTAACCGAGGCGACCTTTGCCTTGCCGGTGTTTCGCCACCCCGACGCAGGGGCAGAGATTGTCAGGCTGCTGGCCTCGGTCGCCGCATTTCCCGACCGGGCACATCTGATCGGAGCCTATGCACTTGGCAAGGCGCAGCGGATCATCATGTTGCTGCGCGTGGCGGGCTGGGACGGACCGATTTATATTCACGGCGCATTGCAACGGCTGTGTGACTATCACATCAGTCAGGGTATCCCTTTGGGCGATCTGCGGCCTGCCACGATTGCGCGCGGCCAGAAAGGGGATTTCGCCGGACAGATCATCCTCGCCCCGCCCTCCGCCTTTGCCGCAACATGGGCGCAGCGCTTTCCCGATCCGGTGATTTGCTTTGCCAGCGGCTGGATGCAGGTGCGCGCCCGCGCCCGCCAACGCGGTGTGGAACTTCCGCTGATCATTTCGGACCACGTTGACTGGCCTGATCTGACCCGCACGATCACTGAACTGGACCCGGCGGAAACATGGGTCACCCATGGCCGCGAAGACGCTCTGATCCGCTGGTGCGAGATGGAGGGACGCGTCGCCCGACCGCTTCGCCTGCTCGGATATGAAGAGGAGCAAGACTGATGCGCGCCTTCGCCGCCCTTCTGGAACGCCTCGCCTTCACCCACCAGCGAAACGGCAAGATCGCCCATCCGCGACGACAAGCCCGCAGCAGAGGCCGACCAGTTGCAAACCCTGCGCGACATGCTGCCCTGATGTCGCTGCCCCCTGACATTGCCGATTGGTTTTCGCGCCAAGGCTGGACACCCCATGCCCACCAGCTTGCGTTAATGAACACGTCCCGCGATACATTGCTGATCGCCCCCACCGGTGGGGGTAAAACACTGGCAGGTTTTCTGCCAACTCTGAAGGAATTGCAGGCACCCCATGCCGGGTTGCACACGCTTTATATCTCACCGCTCAAAGCGCTCACAAATGATATTGCACGCAATCTGGCACAGCCCATAGCATCGCTTGGCCTTGATATAAGGGTGGAAGACCGCACCGGCGACACGCGTCCCGGCCAGCGCACCCGCCAGCGGGTAGATCCGCCCCATATTCTGCTGACCACGCCGGAAAGTCTTGCGCTTATGCTG
This window harbors:
- a CDS encoding ligase-associated DNA damage response exonuclease — its product is MINTATLLQIRPEGLYCPAGGFYIDPVRAVEKALVTHGHADHARAGHGAVMATAQTLDIMAIRYGEDFAASCQVANEPQQVGDVRVSFHPAGHVLGSAQIALTHKMVGTAVITGDYSRSPNPACTPFEPVPCDILVTEATFALPVFRHPDAGAEIVRLLASVAAFPDRAHLIGAYALGKAQRIIMLLRVAGWDGPIYIHGALQRLCDYHISQGIPLGDLRPATIARGQKGDFAGQIILAPPSAFAATWAQRFPDPVICFASGWMQVRARARQRGVELPLIISDHVDWPDLTRTITELDPAETWVTHGREDALIRWCEMEGRVARPLRLLGYEEEQD